The Vidua macroura isolate BioBank_ID:100142 chromosome 2, ASM2450914v1, whole genome shotgun sequence DNA window AAATTCTAAGCTATATCCATcataataataatcatcattATCATAATAAAAAAGTATACACCGTAAGGTACAAGaagctgcaaagcaaagcagctccaATTCCTAGGACTCTCAGTTAAGAGTGGCTTTTCTGAGTCTTCCAGTAAATCAGACATAAGGGTTGAAAACCTAATGGAAGACTTTGAAGAATTCTCCCTTGAAGTCAAACACACATAATTTTTGCACATATAGCATGGATTAGTagagcaaaacattttcttaagtTAAGAAACATTCTTAGAGCAGATTTATGATTTTGTGTAGAAAATCCATTTGTTTGGGGAGTTTCCCCCCTCTTTGGCAAATAAATGGCAAATgtgagacagaagaaaaaaaaagagtcaaatAAGTTGTGATAATAACTGGACAAGTAACAACGAAGTGGATCTGTCAATGGGACGGATTTCCTCAGCAGGGCTAGGCGTGATGCTCCTTGCAGTCATTCTTTGTGTTCATTTTATGATGAGACAGAAGGGTTGATGTGATAATGTTTCTGAGGCTTTAGGCATCATATTTTTTGCCAGTCCTGTGAATCTGCTGGAATAGTGTCATAGAGAAGGCCATGCCAAGaatctgaaggaaaacaaacaataagGGCTTTAGTACAGGAAGGCTGCCAAAACTGCACTGCTGACCTGTGTTCATGGCCCAGCTGTAGCTTGAACAGTCATTCTACACTAGCCATATGTCTCAAGCTTCAACACTGAGCAGTAAATATGACTGTACGTTGTTCAGGCACATAGTGGTGTCCGGGGTTGTATCTGTCAGAGCACAGATGGAGGCAAAAAGCTCTCAGGGTTCTTTGTTATACATGCAACAATTTTTTGGAATCAGTACATACAAGTTACTCTTCCCTTTGACCCAACAACTTGTGCTTGTTTAGTCAGGTAACTGTGAATGAAAAGATCAGATTCTGATATTCTCCCCCAAAAGTATGGCAGTGATAGAATCAGAATATTctgaagggacccacaaggatcattgagtccaactcctggccctgcacaggataaCAAAAATCACActgtgtgcctgagagcattgtacAAATGCTTGAACTCTGGCAAGCTTGGTGCCATGACCACTTCCCCAGAGCAAGAACCCCAAAATCTTAACCTATTATTATGATACTTCTGAACttacttttttaaaacacattgaCCTCCTCAGTTCAGTGGCCATGATTTGACTAATTTTGGTAATTTCTAGAACttgctttcaaaatgaaaaatcaacCAGTTCCTGAAAGGACAGTGTAACAGATATGGGAACTCCAAAGAGGTACCCTGAAGTCAAAACATGGGCAAGCAAATAGCAGTGCAGCATGTCTTCTTTGCAGGACCAATTACTGATCTGCTTCCTTTCTGAGCATGTGGCCTTAAATGAACTCATAAAACAAATCTGAcatttttgaaataatattCCAACTCAAAGCAGTTGAGCATTACTTTTCACACAGCAGACTCAAGAATGTTGACAGCAAATCAAAGCCATGTTGAAAAACATCAGACCAGTATTACCTGCATTATGAGGACACACATCCCAATCGAACCGAGGACATGCTTATTGTCATCAAACCAGCTCATAACTTTCTCATAACATCCCTGAAATGATGAAAGATGAAAATTGAAACCCCAaagtcacattttctttcatgtacTTTCATTTCTATTTCGTTCCTTCCCACCCCTACCTAAGACTTGATCTGGGCAAAGCGAGCCTTACCGTTTTCCACAGTGATTCAGTAGAGTTCCGTCCACAGTCTTGGGAGTTTTCCATACAACATCGGTCTGGAACAATGTTTTCTCCCAGCACTGGGTACCAATCCGTATAGTCATTCACACCACAGCATTTCATCTGTGCAGAAGTAAAGGATTAATAAATCAACTAGCACGATTTCTAAATCACGCACCACCACAAACTTTTATTTCCACTAAACCACTCTGCATTTTCAAAAAGGCCACCAAAACACTTTTGTAGTTTTAAGGTATTCTGTGGTTGCTGATAACCTAAagcaaatattgaaaaaaaaaaagagaaaacaaaaccaaagaaaataaatggctCCAGACCCAAATCTTGTCCCAGAGACATGAGCCCAAACACCAAAACAAGGTAATAAGCCCACAACTGCTAAAACCAAAatcctgccagagctgcagtgccacCTATGCAGGttttgctgcctctctgctcttACAGATCATCTCTATCCCTGTGATAGCCACAGAGAATCCCAGACAGGTGAGCATCTTTCACCTTACAGAATACACTTTGATCCTGAGTTTCACAGTACTCCTGGGTTTCACAGTATTCCCTGGATGTTCAAGAGAGCAAAATCAGAAATCAAAACCTGCATTAGCCGTTTTTTAGACTAGGCATAGATGCCACTGCAGCAGCCTTGATGACCAAATCATTACTTTTTTACTATTGAGAAAATATGTTACCTCTGCTTGAATGATATTCCATGCATTTTTCAGTCcaatattattttctgaattgtATAGCTTCATACCTTCCTTCAAATCCTTCTTTGCACTCTCACTGACCTGCATCATGTAGAAGATAGAGGAAGTCAATGCACTGCTGTTCAGAGGAAAGGACTAAATGGTACAGACACACATATAGAATGTCCATCTTTTACCTTCTCTCACCACAAACCTAATATGGATAAAATGCTTCAGGACTCTCACAAATCATTGGGACTTGTAAGCAGCTGCCAAGGCCTAGTCTCTCCCTCAGATTGCAAAACAGTGGGTTAATTCTCTTGAGATAGGAGACCTCTGCTAAAAATCCATCATACAGTCATCATCTGATTCAAACTAACTGAACATGAACAGCATCTATCTGCTGAGCTTGCGCTAACCCTGCCAGAGGCAGCTGTTGGCAATACCCCACAGCAACCTCTCCTGCCTTAACCTGTGGCCTGCTTTAATTTGCTAATATCATAAAACCAGAGTCCCAGCTTCCCAACCTTAGCAGAGTTATCCTTGCATGGGTTCAGGCAGGCCATAGTGAATAGCCAGTACAAAATCAGTTGAAAAAAGACattattgtttttctctttgtgggAGCAAGCTTGTAGGACTTATGACTTTCAAATGTGCACTTCTTTCTTTAGAAGACAAAGTTGGAATGCTTAACAGGATATCTGAGATGTCCCATTTCTTGTATTAATTTCAGTCTGAGCCCAGAGTACTGGATGCAGGTAGGAATGTACCTTGCCTCTGACAGTAGTGAGCTGGTAGAAGAGAAAGGATTATGGTCGTGGCATAAAGGTCAATGATTTCTTAAGATCTGTTTTAACCCTCTTTTATAACCCAGTCAAAATCAGCAGTTCACCTCAGTTCCCTGAAAGTAGCAGGCATCATAATGACAACCTGAGAAGAGATAAAGGTCTGGGAGGAGCTGTTTTAGAATAAGTCTGGACATAATCATACTGTAAGGTTCTGCCCTGTGTTTAGCAAAGGTCTCCAGTTCCCCAGTCACTTCTGCAGTGTTATGTATCTGATGGGCCAGCCAGTTGTGCCTACTTCACTTAGTCGTTATGAGATAGCAGATTCTTACAGATGGGCTTTATGAGAAACTATCCCTTGATCCATTCTGCACTCACGCCAAACACTCTGGGACTGCCCAGTCAAGTGAAACAACTGGTGGCATTTGGAATAACCTGTGAATATCTCATGCCTCTCTCCTCCAGTCCTGTTCCAAGAAGCTATACGGTTTTAAGCAGGACCTTCCACAACCCACGACTACAAGATGATTGGCTTCTTGCAGACATTAAACATGTTGAAGGCTATCTAAGATTTCAGGACAAGACAAAAAGAGAAGCTCTGGACCATGGTTTTATTTCAGGGATTTGTCTCCTGCTTGTTCTCCTCATCACTTCCTCCTGCCCCTTCAGAAGCAGCTTACAATAGACAGCCAAAATCTCAAGGTTAAACTTTCACCTAAGTGAAGGTCCAGGAGAAGCCACACACCTTTATCAAAGAAAAAGCTAAACCTGGTTTACATGCTACTAAAGATAATTAATCTATATGGCATATTTGCTTACCTTATCCATataaacaaagaataaaatgacTAATatcagctctgccaggagaatTATCAGCAAAACGACGAAAAACtagaacaaagcaaaaagagaCAGTGTATACACACTTGCCAACTAGAGAGTAAACCTGGAGCTGCTAGAAACTATGAAGACGATAGGCTTACTACCAGTATGCAGGTTTCAGCCATGCTTTTGTCTTGCTCCTTTtggctgctgtcacagcacacAGTCCTGGGAGTCTCTTTCCTTCACACAGACTACAGGACAGATGCTAAATCCCTCAGCGCAAAGATGAATGTGACATGCCTCAGAAATTATTCCCTAGCAGATGGGCTTGAACCACATGTGACTGTGGAATAGTCATCATATTACTCAGCACTTCTATTCCCAGCTCTGTATCtgaaatctctctctctctctgcagaggCATCCCAAGTGTGAGTTCTAGTTGTTTCTCACTAATTTCAGGCCCAGTAGGCATTTATTTTCATGCCTTTATGCCCTAGCGGACTCCAGACAGGCATGGCACCTGATCCCCAGACACTGGGGAAGAAGCAGTATAGAGCACAGCTAGTTCTTCAATTGGAAATGCACGACAGTCATGATAGTATAAAATGACTTTTGCAGAACCTCACAAGAATATAAAatctttttcaaaaattaagcTAGTATGGCAGTTAGTGTGGATGAATCACATGGACTTCAATactatttgctttgttttcctagCTGTACAATACACAAAACCAAGCAATCAGATAGCAAAAAAGTAGGTGCACATTTTGCCTCCATTTTAATTCTCTGAGGTGGTTTAATTCTGCCCAGATATTCCCCAGCGTCATACAAGTGAGAGATTTGCACAAGGAAAATATACTCCTTAATGTCACAGCGTCTGGATTTGTAAGCTGTGACTGAATTGGAACCTGTCTACCTTGAAAGCCCTCCTCCCACCTTCTGCTACAATACCTCTCTCCTTTTAGGGGGgttctcctctccccagcatTTTTTTGGAGGGGGATATTTATACTGGGGGGGGAGGTATTATATATTCCCCTCTATAACCTCCCTTCATTAATCATGGAAGCTAATGATGAAACCTCCTGGGTTTATGCAAGAAGATCCACATTGTGTTTTCTCAGATGGGTTCCCAACCTCTGTGCTTCAGTGCTGGTCAGAGAATTTCAAGGGTCagactatttattttttattaagaagGTTTGGCAGAAACCTTGACTTCTTAACTTTGGCTCAGATGGTTTCCACCATCCTCTGACAAAGGCCTTAAATAAGGACAATGTAGAAAATAGCCATGAGAGGctttgagcagctctgtgcctaAAATTTTTTCAGTCAATCCTTCCAAAAGACATTTCCAGAAGGGCTATCCAGGTTGATACTACAGTTCATGCTTAACCATTCAGGAGTAACTGATACCAATTTGCTTTGCTACCTAACACATTAGGGCACATAGTAACAAGGACACATTTGCTAATACACCATTGATATCActgtgaccaaagctgtgggaTGTCATACTGCAAGCCTACAGAAGACTGAAAGCCAAGGGCAATGTCACAGTGGGCCACAAGACTATTTTGCACAGgtcattcaaataaaataataacaaggTAACAGCCACTGTTTCTTAGTGAAAAGGAATATTGATGTCTTACGCTCAACAGGAGGCACTTGTTTTCCTTGATAGCACCTAGGCAGCCCAGGAAGCCGGTCACCATGATCACTGTGCCAATGGCAATGACTAGGTTGGCAGCTGAAAGTGATGGAAAGCTGGGAGAAAATGTGGCGAAGTTCCCTTGTGACACTGACAGCCAGATGCCCACACCCAGCAGACCACAGCCACATAACTGCAAAGagacaaacaaaagaaaggTTTCACTGTTAACAGAAATGTCACTGTCTCCTTCCCCTGaaactctgaaaagaaaaaatttcccAAGCAACTTCTCAGGTAAGTGTTCTGAAGTAATGCTCTCAGTGGCTTGATGCTGAaacaaagtgaaatgaaatattcttaCTTAGACTTGGTCATGTCACCTGTACTTATAATTCTGTTTAAAAGCCACTGGATGGCAGAATTCTCTTCTGAGAGACTTAGCACATGAAATGGCTCCCCATTGATGTCCCAACAGCAACCCAATGCAATTTTTctctatgaaaataaaaaaaatattatttgaaagaaTGCTCTATTGG harbors:
- the TSPAN9 gene encoding LOW QUALITY PROTEIN: tetraspanin-9 (The sequence of the model RefSeq protein was modified relative to this genomic sequence to represent the inferred CDS: deleted 1 base in 1 codon; substituted 1 base at 1 genomic stop codon); its protein translation is MYEEKEEQNTDSSXRTVALQGTAFNAERCYTLNLTTVKREIMEKSSSEDSSIHRSPSLDSKDSDFAKPSTSGRQFGRGFTAGAFYGTTGSRTQSHTGVGTGAGAGTGTGVKSEKYSAPKGSKYVVFYLDLSFVFLLEFKKCNMARGCLCCLKYMMFLFNLIFWLCGCGLLGVGIWLSVSQGNFATFSPSFPSLSAANLVIAIGTVIMVTGFLGCLGAIKENKCLLLSFFVVLLIILLAELILVILFFVYMDKVSESAKKDLKEGMKLYNSENNIGLKNAWNIIQAEMKCCGVNDYTDWYPVLGENIVPDRCCMENSQDCGRNSTESLWKTGCYEKVMSWFDDNKHVLGSIGMCVLIMQILGMAFSMTLFQQIHRTGKKYDA